One Glycine soja cultivar W05 chromosome 2, ASM419377v2, whole genome shotgun sequence genomic region harbors:
- the LOC114395093 gene encoding RING-H2 finger protein ATL11-like — MGIHTDCRAPLLMNLDHDHVCFLLLILLVPSITAQLQNSPPPPPPSSDPFTRLRFDKTMAAVLVILVVVFFALGFVSIYTRQCAERRIRGRLDLAVEIAAGMERRQPRGLDAAVVDTFPTFVYSEVKALKIGRVTTLECAVCLNEFLDDETLRLIPKCCHVFHPDCIDAWLVNHSTCPVCRANLAPKPEDAPSSVEIHVPDPARPIGPNDINRVEEEHEGEQNRIVTEPPRVLDDLNRARPVRSKSTGIGNARLFPRSLSTGHSLVRPGDDCERFTLRLPEEVKDRLVRSATLNRTKSCGVTWQRQSSGRRGYRTRSVGRYERFGGEGRLDRWGFMWTPPFWGRTGSVKSPKPTRVKDEVDVGERSSDRLFSKD, encoded by the coding sequence ATGGGCATCCACACGGATTGCCGTGCACCACTGTTGATGAATTTGGATCATGatcatgtttgttttcttcttcttattcttctcgTGCCGTCCATCACGGCTCAGTTACAAAACTCGCCGCCACCGCCACCGCCATCGTCGGATCCTTTCACGAGGTTAAGGTTCGACAAGACCATGGCTGCGGTTTTGGTCATCCTGGTAGTTGTTTTTTTTGCATTGGGATTTGTTTCTATATACACGCGCCAATGCGCGGAGCGGAGGATCAGAGGGAGGCTCGACCTCGCCGTGGAGATCGCCGCCGGGATGGAGCGCCGGCAGCCCCGCGGCCTCGACGCGGCGGTGGTGGACACGTTCCCGACCTTCGTGTACTCCGAGGTTAAGGCGCTGAAGATCGGAAGGGTGACGACGCTGGAATGCGCCGTGTGCCTCAACGAGTTCCTCGATGACGAAACGCTGCGTTTGATTCCCAAGTGCTGCCACGTGTTCCACCCCGATTGCATCGACGCGTGGCTGGTGAACCACTCTACTTGTCCCGTTTGCCGCGCCAACCTCGCTCCAAAGCCCGAGGACGCGCCTTCTTCTGTTGAGATTCATGTTCCAGATCCGGCCCGGCCCATTGGGCCCAATGACATCAACCGGGTGGAAGAAGAGCATGAAGGTGAACAAAACAGAATTGTTACGGAGCCGCCACGTGTTTTAGATGATCTTAACCGGGCTCGACCGGTTCGGTCTAAATCGACCGGGATTGGAAATGCGAGACTGTTTCCGCGATCTCTCTCGACGGGTCACTCGCTGGTTCGACCGGGTGATGATTGCGAGCGGTTCACACTGCGGTTACCGGAGGAGGTGAAGGACCGGCTCGTGAGATCGGCGACGCTGAACCGGACGAAGAGTTGTGGGGTGACGTGGCAGCGGCAGAGCAGTGGGAGGAGGGGTTACCGGACGAGGAGTGTGGGGCGGTACGAGCGGTTCGGTGGGGAGGGCCGGTTGGACCGGTGGGGGTTCATGTGGACCCCACCGTTTTGGGGTAGGACTGGTTCGGTGAAGTCACCTAAGCCTACGAGGGTGAAGGATGAAGTTGACGTGGGAGAACGTTCCTCTGATCGTTTGTTTTCCAAGGATTGA